From the Hemicordylus capensis ecotype Gifberg chromosome 1, rHemCap1.1.pri, whole genome shotgun sequence genome, the window CCAATTTGCAGCCTGCACCAATCCACTGaatgtcccatgtgcatgacaatttagcctctgtcaacattggcacatggagcaaagggcCCTCTGTCGGGgaggcagaaactcttgggagcaggcagtccttcaggtatccagggcccaaaccattaaggactttaaaggtaataatcagcaccttgaattggatgtggaaaccaattggcagccagtgcagctctttcaaaataggtgtaatatgctccaagcgaccctggcagctgcattctgtagcAACTGAAGTTTTCGAATATGCTTCAAGGGTAGCtctacataaagcacattgcagtatttCAGCTGTGATGTGGCTAAGGCATGGggaaccatggccagatctgccttctcaagaaaggagcactagccaaaactgtgcaaaggcacccctggccaccacctccacttggGCATTCAAAAgaagagccgggtccagcaacacccccaaggcTGCACATTTACTCTTTCTAACCCACCTAGAGCTAGTTCGGCTtttctactgactggcagcacctcatCTGGATTTAACaacagtttgctagcccacatccagcccatcgctgcttccagcccctggttcagtacatccacagcttccctaggatctgatgtcagggaaagggaGAGCCGAGTATCacctgcatactgatgacacttaAGTTCACTCCAAACCTCCCAATGACCAGACCCACCCCCCAATCCCTATACCTCAGGGCCGGTTCAGAAGggacaccatggttgatggtattgaatgccactgaaaagtccagcagaaccaagagAGACGCACTCTCTTGGTCTAATTTACAGCCTGCTCTTATCCCCTTGGGATAAACCTAACTGCTCGGTTCTATGTTCAATTCCTGTATAAAGAGCATCACACTAAGAAATCAATGGAGATGTTGGGACTGTTTCCACTCTCTGAGCACACAGCATACATTTTTGAACGTGTCCTTTCTAAATCATGATTTGATCAGTCATGCAGTAGTTTGCTTCTTTACtaaaaccaggggcgtaactataatagggcaaggggagacagttgtctggggaaccactgccttggggggggcggaggcaagtcacatgactgactcccccagccacacacccacctgggcttccttcagttgtattcatcctctgaaattgatgtgagtgtgaagacctggcgctaccagaacagcatgtctttctctagtaccattaaatgacttgcatcgtctacactaaaaaaaatatttgaggagatatatatatatatttactatgctttttgttatacactattcagcctcatttaagatttctttacttcatgagctgagcttcagtggggggaggccccaattttaaatcttgtctctgggcccactccaaccttgctacgcccctgactaaaacacattttgtgtgtttatatataaAGGTCCTTGCAAAAGGGATGAGAGAAGGAAACGTGAAGGGAGGTGCAAAGAAACAAAGAGAGGAACGACAAAGGCTATCAGCTGATGAGACAATAAGTGTTATAAACCAACAGACAGGCTAGGTTACAAAGGACAAGCTAATGAGAGATAAATATGAATGGTATGTACACCTCACATCACTGGATGTGAAAAACAAACACAGTAGGGCAAGAATTCGCAGTATGACCATTTCCAGGCACCCTGAAGGGCCCCACAGCTCGACCGAAGAGGGTGCTGAGTTCAGAATACGaataggggagggaggggaaaataatCAGAGTATACGGTAGCGAATGGGAAGCAGAGATGGGGGCCCTCTGTGACGAGGAAAGTGCCGCGGGGAGGTAAGAGGGATTCGCCTCACCGTGGGGTCCCGAAATGAGGAGCCCGGCAGGAGAGGCAGCCCTTGCACCGGCTGGATGCTCATGATGGCGACGAATCGCCGGGCGCGCGGCGGCTTCTCTGCTCTCCTCCGCAACTAAGCAGTGACCGTTTCCTTGGCAACCGTCAACACTCTCTCTGCGCATGAATCCCCCTCGTCGTCGTCGGGAGCGGAGCAGCTCTTTATGCGCGTGCGCAGCACATAGCCTGTCCTCCGAGTACGCCCCGCCCCGTCCTTGCTTCCTCTTGTGCGGTTAGTTAGGTCGTCGGAGGCGCCCTTCCCGACGCAGAGTAACCCGAGCTAACCAGGTGCGTTCGGAGTGTCTGCTCTGCTGGCTGGCATCCCCAGCTCCAAAGCAGGGCTCGACTTCACCGCCACTGCCAGCCAGCGCAGTCCTAAGCGTCAACGAGGTGCGTTCCTTGGGAGGTGTGTCTAATTGGCGCCTCCTTCCGGAAACGGTATTATTCCCAGCAAAGGAACTGGGGTAGAGAGGGATAGCTTTGCTAGACCATCCTGGATGAGGATGGTTCTAGCAAAGCTGTCCACCTCTGGAGGTCACATCCTTTGCTGACATGGAAGctctcctctttcccctttcAAATATGTGGGTGATCCCATAACAAAACTATCCTATCATTTTttaagctccccccccaccctcgtTTTATCTTTAAAGTGCTCGGCAATTCATGTTGACTGTGTCACCTATTCACAATCCTTATGGACTCCATTGTCCtaatctcccccgcccccgctttgtTTACATGTATACTCTTACATACTCCAATAGGCTCAAGGTGTCATActagtttcttttttttaatgttcattcATATTGGCATTTGCTAAATACGACTGAATATGGACTAAAAATAACTGTTGCAGACAGTGCAGAAATGTGGCCTCTGATTGTATCTCTAAGTTACTACTGTAGGTATGCCTTTTTCTAACCTTTTGGGTAaaggtgtgcatgaactgagtgAGGTTAGAGTGTACCTCCCTAGTTTACAAAGTATTGAAAATGTGAggcatttgctttttaaattgttcacTCTTTTGTAGGCTGGCATCTTTAACATCAACCAGCCCAAGTTCACCTCCCTTGGAGGAGAGAGCCTGGAACCTGGGCTAAAtctttaactagggatgtgcagaactggttcgatcACAAACTGGACTGCCAGTTTGGGCCAGTTCGAGCAGTACGATCACAGACCAGTTCGTCAAACCGACTGGCCCAGCCAATCATTTTGACTGAACCAATTCTCATATCCACCGTTTGATCTGAATTTGGACTAAATGACgccaaatggtccatgcacactcctatctTTAACTACTTGGAACTAGAAGATACTTCCATAAGCACACTTCCCCTTAATACAGTATATTGTACCCAGGGTGCCTACGTGAAGAGGGAGCTGACGTACTAAGTTCTGCTGTtctgcacaagccacacaaccagTGGCAACACTGATTGACCAACCgtgggggtgagggtgaggtGCCAAAGGCCTTAGGACCAGTTCTCGCTATGGATATAGGCCACCAATAGCAGAGGGAGGGGTTATAAGAGCAAGGCCTCCATTTCCTTTCACTGCTGTTGCCACAAAAAGACCTTTAACTAAGAGAGTGTTCAGTTCGCCATCAACAATAATCCTTCATGTGATGATTCTTATGTTtgcagtattaaaaaaaatatggacTTGAGCTGGCAGCGGGATGGGGGGAGAAACACACAATTCTGGGCCcctcagaggaagaacaggatagaaatgtaaataaataaattggggtgggtgggtgataatattttacttaccttacagggttgttgtaagaagatAATTCatctgaagcactttgaacactttaaAGTGCTATAAAAAATCCTATTGTTAAGTTtacttattattgttgttattgttaaggAGTCAAGTATTGGGGAAGTGGGGAGGTGGAATAGGGCCCTAgtgcagtggtagagcatctgctttgcatgcagaaggtcccaggttcagtccttggcatcttcaggtaggattgggaaagtcccctgactgaaaccctggagaaaagtcccctgcctgaaaccctaccCTGCtgttagtcagtgtagacaatctagcttggatgaaccaatggcctgactctgtagaaAGCTGGTTTCTaggtaagtcccactgatttaagcatgtgcttaactcttGTAGCTCTACCATCTGTGTTATGGCCTCTTCACAGAAAAAGGTAACTGTATCAGGCAGTTATTACCCTCTTGTTACCGATagatcgatcgatagatagatagacagacagacagacagagtgtAAAATGGGACTTCAGAGGGACCAACACAAGCAACAACAGGATAAGTTATGGACAAGTACCCAGGGTTAAGAACCCAGGGTTTAAGTTAAAAAACCTAAAGCCTTTAAATAGGACTAAAGCTTGTATTGAAACTCTGCCACCACACTCCAAACCTGCAAGCCACATACAAGCATATTTCCAACACAGTATTTGGATGAACAGATTTCACATCACACACCAAATGTTTCAAATTTCTCTAGTTTTTACTTGTGATTTTTTCCCAATACAGAACAAATTTTCAAATATCCTCAACAATACAGACTGTGGGAGATTAACAGGGAGTAGCAATCAGTGTGATACCAAAACAACACTCCCTTTTTGTTGAAGAAAATACAAAACCCACTACTCACTTTTAGAAACAATGGTTTTTTACCCACCCCAAAAGGGTTTTTTGAGAAGTGTAAGTTCCCAAGGCACACCTGGAACCTCTAGCATGTGCTCCTCTATGTTAAGATGGAGCACTGGAAATAAGTACATGTCTCTGCCCTCAGTCTGCCTACACACCAAACCCAAATGCAGCTGAAATGAACAACCATGTGTAAATCATGAGATTGGAGatggcaaaaaaaaataaaaaatgtttggCTCTAGTCCACTAAATCTTTGGAAACAAATATGGAAAGCTGGAAGTGTAATTATATATAGGACTGCGTTCTCAGGCCCATCAAGTCGAAAAAGCAGACTGTTTGATCTTTCTATAGAAGCTCATCAGTTTTGCTTCTTACATTCATCTGGGAGATCATTTTTATATCTGTGCTTACCGAGTCTCCTTGAAATTACAGAGCTGATAGTAAAATATTCTGGGAAGTGCCTGAGAAAGATCTATGAAAGGGGATGAAAAGGATGTCAAGGATGAGATGAGACCCCATTACATTTAGCTTCATTTTAGGACTAACAGCCTTGTTCTCAAACTGCTCTTCCCAATGACAATATATTCAGAAGGATTCCTAAATGTTTGTCTCTAAGCCCACTTATGTCAACCAAAGCTCCTTCAATGCACTAAATGGGACCAGATTATCACTTTTAAAGTAAGATTTTAGGCAGGTGAATAACAAGTATACATTCAACTAATGGTTAGTAAAGAAATTGTAGATGTAACTTGTGAAGTCACAGGGAACGGGACAGGAACAGCTTTATTTTGTACTTGTAGCAGCAATGCAACTTTGGTGAAATTAAGTAATTTTTAATATAGAGACCTCTTACCAAGTAGGTTCCAGGATGGAATAAGGAAAAAAATAGCTCTGCTGAATGTAAGCTGAACACATCTATATTTGAAAATCCACAAATAGTAAAGCTATTAGTCAGTCTTGGTTTGTTTGCTATGCCACTAGGTGGTGATATAAAATCAGATAATTTTCATACAGCCAGGCAATTTAGAGTGATGAACATATCCATTCTCGTCTTTTTATACTGTAGAGATCTCTAACATGAAATGTCTTTCCACCCCACTCGGAAGTTTAGTTTAAGTGTCTTGTGGCAACTTAAATTAGAAACTGGTTACATTTCAAGCTAAAAGAATTCTTCAAATAATTTTGGGCATGTTACTGATGAGATCTTATATTAACAGCGCTTGGTGACTACGATCTGAACTGCACTTGAATAAGTAACATTGAATTAAGCCCTTTTATCCACATAAGTATATTTTCACTGAAGTTTATGAGTGGACACCTAAAAACATTCACCTCTGCAAGTggtagctctcttatatttagttgAGAGAGAACTCTCCCTAATCAGCCCCAGCATaacgtccctccagtggctgttgctggtgcttcctttttgtttctatttagattgtgagccccactTGGACAAGGAACAATTTTTTCATACCTTTTGTGGCATAAACGACTCTGAGAACTTGTCTGTGGAGAAGTGGTACAGAAATATATGTAATAAGAATAATTCAATAATAGCCAGGGCAGCTTAAAAACCACACATTAAAGAAAATAAGATGGTAAACTGAGGTAGCAGAATTCCAAACAATACCAATTCAGATTGTAATTGGGGTGGGACAGATTTTTCAGTGCTCTCTCACATAGATTGATTGATAGAAAACTGGCACACCAGAAGGAAAATTTTAGCATAACCACTCCCTTGTGCACTAACTTACTACTTGCAAAGATATCTTTATATGGAAAAGCATTTAAAATtatgacccacccacccacctcaatCTGAGTTGATACAGTCCAGACCAGTCTTGGGTCAACACATTCTGCACAACATATAGGATGGCTTTCAGATATACACTGTTCAGCCTCTGAAATGGCAGGTATggttattctttttatttttacaccACTTTATAGTCTTGCCTCTCAAAGAGTCTTATAGGTTGTGCTTGAAACTGTCTCTACAAAGTCACAACTGACATAATAATAGAAGGTATTGTACCCAAGTGGCACCTTATTCTGTCATATTGCCAAAAATTGCATTTTGGATAGGATATATGTGTGATTCTGAGGCCCAGAGGTAACAAAAAATTCAGCTTCAAAAGGCATGTCTGAAGTTGCCATCAGTGACTTTTGAGTTTGAATGAAAGGTTTCCTTGACTACTGCAGACTATGCAGATCATTGtacaaggaagaggagggggcagaACTGATATCAGTACCTATCCTTCAAGCTAAAGGGGAAATTAATATTTCATGCTCATTTACACCCAACAAAGGAAACTTGGTCCCATGGAAACTGAGCTTTGAGCTCAGGCCAAAGAGTCACTAGGTTACAGTTATATTTGTGCTCTGTCAAGCTCAGAGTGTGTTCAAATAGCTCTAACAAAAGAATGGCGCAGTATCTTATTACCAATTATTTGGAAGGTTTTTtcctgttgttttaaattttcatgAGAAGTCCTAGTGATAGATTTCTTCATGCTCCCAGATGTTAAGAGAAGCTGGAATTCAGCTTCACTGCGTGGCTGCCATTTTCAAGAGCTGAGAAAATCCAACTTTAAAAGGAGAGCTGGGCTTTCACACTCTGTAAAGACTGGATTGGGGAAAAGGAAGAGAGGTGGGGAAGACTCCAAGGGGAAGATGGATTTTGTATTGGCACCAAACTATTGCTATAAGAAAGCCCTGTCAGTGGGATAACTCAGACAATACATCTGCCAGGCTTCTCAAACACATGGGGAAGGCGGCATGGCATGCATGTCGTCCTTCACATCCACTGTGCTAGCTCACAGCAACTTAATAGGTCTTAATGTGTGATGGGTGGGTCTGAACTATCTCCCAAATGATTAAGAGGCAGTGAGATGGTGTTCTGGATAGGAGATGTGAACATCCAGAGTTCTCCCTCAACACACTGATGTATCATCCAGAAGATGTATCATCCAAACTAACCCAAAATCATCCTAGCCGTTCTTCATCCTAGATGTCACATGGAAGAAGAATGATCTGGAGATACTTGCCTAAAGAGACAACAATTACGGACCTTTTGAATCAgataaaaggaatgagaaaaacaATAAGGGTGAAGAATAAAGAAAACCTGCGTAATGGCGCAGTGGGCAAGTTTATGGTTATAAATCCCTGGTTGGCACTAGTCTTCCCAGTAGTCATTCTGAATGCTAGGTGGCTGGCCAAGCACCTGTGCGGTGGCCTGTTCACCAATCACTCGCTCCCCCTTGCAGGTTTTCTGCTGAAAATGTCTTCTCTTCCCTGCATTAATTGGCTCTCTTCCTTTCTATATCCCAATATACACCTTAATACACAAAGAAGCTACTGTGCTACCTGAAACATCTCGAAAATGGAAGAAAATTTGAAAGACACAATGGATTACATGACCAAGGAGGAAAGGTAGCATTCCCTTATTTCTGAAATTGCCCATGCCCTTCCTCTACCCGTCAAACTATTTCAGAAAGCACTGGGCAGGGAAGGGAAATGCCAGTAAGTGATGTATAACTGGAAGGGGAAGATgcatctggtggtggtgggcggaggGCTTTGGAAGGGGTGTCATTTTCTGACTATGTTTAAGCAATTAGAGTCCCATAGTAAAGGAAGACTCTTATTTGGATCTAGTAGCACAATACATTTTATCTGAAGGAAAATGCAACACTGTGACACTTTGAACGGCTTGCTCTCCCCTGCAGAAGAGCTGCAGAGATATAGATTCACAAATATCTAAATCAGAGTGGTAAACAGACCACCGAGACCAAACATTATTCATACTTATACCATCCACACATAAAATGACATAAAATATTTATCTTGAAATTCACAATTTAGGAGTAGATTTAAGCCTGCTGCTGCATTGCAAACTGACTACAGTCAAGGCCACAGGCAGCTAAAATGGAACAGACCTAATTGGCTCATCTCTCACTGTATTTTCTAAGTCTTTGACCTAGTTCTCAGTGAGATGATAAGCCTATATCCAAGCCATactatttcagactgcaggtggtgaCTCAAACTTATTAAATTCTCCTCCAActatctgaagtggtacaacagACACAGATTTATAGTCGCATTGAGAACTAGACCTTTGTAAATGAGTGGTTGTGTGGTCCTTCCCTTGCCCCTTCAGATATCCTTcagtccctttttctttttcacatttgagttaccTGCTGGAACTCATAGCAAGACTATCTAGAAAAATCTGCCTAACACAAAATCTTCAGTTAGGTGTCCTTAATACCCCTTGCTCAGCAATAGGTAGAcacactaattttaaaaaattaatacataaggcagctttttaaaaaaaaataaaaagtagtTCCAGCCTGCAATTGCTTCCTTTGTTATAATTTATAGAGGCAAACCATGTTGTTAGTTTCTGTATATACAGTATTTAGACATTTCCATTGCTGGTTTTCTTCAAGCAGATTGGGACTCAAACTCATCCCCATGTCATGACAGTTTCTCAGGATTCCTTTACAGCCAGCTCTGCCTTGATCTTACGCTGCAAAAGGTGTGCGGTGACAGCACTACAAGCCACTAAGCCAAAAAATGAGCCACAAGACAGGATGATGGAGAAGGGGCCATGTCGCCTGAGGAAAACATCTTGTCTGTTCTTATAATCCAAGAAGATGGCCTCCAGTTGCGACAGCGTGCAGATAGCTAGGAAGGTGTGGAAAATTTGGTGGGCATGGCCAACGATATCACAGGAGCCCGGGAAATATTTCTCTGGAACTGGGCAAGAGAAAAAATAAGCACTGACCAGAAAGAAAAGTATCTGGAAGGTGTGGTACCAAGCAGCCGTCTCCTCACAGCCTTCAAGATGGCACATAAACACACGGTGCGCCACAGGACTGATGTCCAAGATGAATGCCAGCCCTGCTGGGATCACCTGACACATTTTCCTCATGATGGGGTAAGGGCGCCGGTAACGGTACTTGGCATAGCAGCAGCCAGCGCAGGAGAGCCATCCACAAAAGGCAGCTGCTGGCAGGAAAAAAAGCCAGAACTTGTCATACCAGGCTTGGTCCGAACTGTAGTAGAAATGGGCCAGGGCACTTCCATATTGGTATATGCTGACCCCAACATAGTCCACAAAATAGAAGGTATAGTGGGACAGCTCTGACTTGGACTGCAAGAGATGAGCCAAGAGGCTGCATATTAGATACGTTACAGAGGAGAGGACGAAGATGAAGAGAGGCAAAGAATGGACTTCCAAAGACAACTCCTCTGCTTCAGCAAAAGCATTAAACCTTAGCAGCACAGCCAAGGCTGCCAGGAGGTGGCTCCAGACATTAACAACCTCGTTGTGTTTCTGGAAGAGGCTGAGGAAATAGTAGCGCCAATCCTGACCTGTGGGGCGATACCCAGCTTGGATATATGGCTCCCGGAACAGCTGGGGCACATCAGATTCTTTGACAGTGCAGGGCATCTTGGGGAAGCCTTCTTCCAAGAGCTGAGGAAGCCGGCGGAGTTGTTGCCCACTGATGGACAATGTGCTGATCCGTTCTAGGATGGCCGTCATCACGCTGACTGTACAGCAAGATCACACAGAGTTCTGGGTGACAAA encodes:
- the PAQR8 gene encoding membrane progestin receptor beta, with the protein product MTAILERISTLSISGQQLRRLPQLLEEGFPKMPCTVKESDVPQLFREPYIQAGYRPTGQDWRYYFLSLFQKHNEVVNVWSHLLAALAVLLRFNAFAEAEELSLEVHSLPLFIFVLSSVTYLICSLLAHLLQSKSELSHYTFYFVDYVGVSIYQYGSALAHFYYSSDQAWYDKFWLFFLPAAAFCGWLSCAGCCYAKYRYRRPYPIMRKMCQVIPAGLAFILDISPVAHRVFMCHLEGCEETAAWYHTFQILFFLVSAYFFSCPVPEKYFPGSCDIVGHAHQIFHTFLAICTLSQLEAIFLDYKNRQDVFLRRHGPFSIILSCGSFFGLVACSAVTAHLLQRKIKAELAVKES